Proteins from a single region of Bradyrhizobium diazoefficiens:
- a CDS encoding aspartate aminotransferase family protein, translating to MLSNSLIELDRAHLIHPVASYRSHEASGVRVLKSAEGATLTDVSGRQLLDGFAGLWCVNAGYGQDSIVDAATRQLRELPYATGYFGMGSDPAIRLAARLAELAPGDLNHVYFTLGGSDAVDSTIRFIRYYYHARGTPQKDQFISVEYGYHGSSTAGSGLTAIAAFHAGFGVPYDWQHKVPSHYVYRNPVGSNPRAIIDASIAALRAKIAELGADRVAAFYVEPIQGSGGVLVPPPSWLKAMHAVCKEHDVLFVADEVITGFGRVGPLFACEEDDVVPDLMTTAKGLTSGYVPMGAVLMSDRVYNTIADGAGKTAVGHGYTYSAHPVSAAVGLACLELYENGLLENGRKAGHRLMEGLRSLADHPLVGDVRGRGMLGAIELVTDKERKTPLPTEADAAKRIFDRAWENGLVVRAFAQGVVGYAPPLCCTDADIDGIIERTRITLDQTLEDRDVRAAMKG from the coding sequence ATGTTGAGCAATTCGTTGATTGAACTCGACCGCGCGCATCTGATTCATCCGGTCGCATCCTATCGCAGCCATGAAGCTTCGGGCGTGCGCGTGCTGAAATCAGCCGAGGGCGCGACGCTGACCGACGTCTCGGGCCGTCAATTGCTCGATGGCTTCGCGGGTCTGTGGTGTGTCAATGCCGGCTATGGACAGGACAGCATCGTTGATGCGGCCACGAGGCAGCTGCGCGAGCTTCCCTATGCGACTGGCTATTTCGGGATGGGCTCCGACCCGGCTATCCGGCTGGCCGCTAGGCTCGCTGAATTGGCACCCGGTGATCTGAACCATGTCTACTTCACGTTAGGTGGCTCCGATGCGGTCGACAGCACGATCCGGTTCATTCGGTATTACTATCATGCCAGGGGTACGCCACAGAAGGACCAGTTCATTTCGGTCGAATATGGGTATCATGGCTCCTCGACTGCAGGATCTGGTCTGACTGCGATCGCAGCCTTCCATGCAGGTTTCGGGGTGCCTTACGACTGGCAGCACAAGGTCCCGTCGCATTATGTCTATCGCAATCCGGTCGGCTCCAACCCCCGGGCCATTATCGACGCCTCGATCGCGGCTCTGCGGGCCAAGATCGCCGAGTTGGGCGCAGATCGCGTTGCCGCCTTCTATGTCGAGCCGATACAGGGCTCGGGAGGCGTCCTCGTTCCGCCGCCGTCCTGGCTGAAGGCCATGCACGCCGTTTGCAAGGAGCACGATGTTCTGTTCGTTGCCGATGAGGTCATCACCGGCTTTGGTCGTGTCGGTCCGCTCTTCGCCTGTGAGGAGGACGACGTGGTGCCGGATCTCATGACCACGGCAAAAGGGCTGACGTCGGGCTATGTGCCGATGGGGGCGGTTCTCATGTCCGACCGCGTCTACAATACGATTGCCGATGGCGCCGGCAAGACGGCCGTCGGCCATGGCTACACCTATTCCGCACATCCCGTCAGTGCGGCCGTCGGGCTGGCGTGCCTTGAGCTTTACGAAAACGGCTTGCTGGAAAATGGCCGGAAAGCCGGGCACCGCCTGATGGAGGGTCTTCGCTCCCTTGCCGATCATCCGCTTGTCGGCGATGTCCGTGGTCGAGGCATGCTGGGGGCAATCGAGCTTGTCACCGACAAGGAGCGCAAGACGCCCCTGCCGACGGAAGCCGACGCGGCGAAGCGCATTTTCGACCGCGCATGGGAGAATGGCCTCGTCGTTCGCGCGTTTGCGCAGGGCGTTGTTGGTTATGCGCCGCCGCTCTGCTGTACGGACGCGGACATCGATGGGATCATCGAACGGACAAGGATCACGCTCGACCAAACGCTCGAAGACAGGGACGTCCGCGCAGCGATGAAAGGATGA
- a CDS encoding ABC transporter permease — translation MPGFLLNRLSQSILLLVIVSIIGFTVLNLMPGGPLAQYGLDPGMTQKDVQRLSEQLGLNRPLWIQYLDWAWRLVQGDWGHSYRDGSSVLEVISRHLLATLLLMGTSTALAIGIGSWIGIRGATHRYSLFDYCATVGAMVALSVPTFWFGLIGIYIFTLKLGWVPAGNMYAIGDGSVLDYLHHLILPSLVLSLVHVAIWSRYMRTATLDALTQDFVKTARAKGVSERRILLKHVVGNALLPMITLAGVQLPSLLTGALVTETVFTWPGMGRLFLDSLGYSDYPVVMGLLIFSAILVVLGNLIADIVVAVVDPRIRLS, via the coding sequence ATGCCCGGGTTCCTGCTCAATCGTCTTTCGCAGAGCATCCTGCTGCTGGTGATCGTCTCGATCATCGGCTTCACGGTTCTTAACCTCATGCCGGGCGGTCCTCTCGCCCAATACGGGCTCGATCCCGGCATGACTCAGAAAGACGTCCAGCGACTCTCGGAGCAACTGGGGCTGAACCGGCCGCTGTGGATTCAGTATCTCGACTGGGCCTGGCGGCTGGTTCAGGGCGACTGGGGACACTCCTACCGTGATGGCTCTTCGGTGCTGGAGGTAATTAGCCGACATCTCCTGGCGACCCTGCTGCTGATGGGCACGTCCACGGCGTTGGCGATCGGGATTGGTTCCTGGATCGGAATTCGCGGTGCCACCCACCGCTATTCCCTCTTCGACTACTGCGCGACGGTGGGCGCCATGGTCGCACTATCGGTGCCGACTTTCTGGTTTGGGCTCATCGGCATCTACATCTTCACGCTGAAGCTCGGGTGGGTTCCAGCAGGAAACATGTACGCGATCGGCGACGGCTCGGTGCTGGACTATCTGCATCACCTGATTTTGCCGAGCCTGGTGCTATCGCTGGTTCATGTCGCGATCTGGAGCCGCTACATGCGCACGGCGACGCTCGATGCGCTAACCCAGGATTTCGTCAAGACGGCTCGCGCCAAGGGCGTCAGCGAGCGCCGCATCCTGCTGAAGCATGTCGTCGGCAATGCGCTGTTGCCGATGATCACGCTGGCAGGGGTGCAGCTGCCCAGCCTTCTGACGGGAGCATTGGTCACCGAGACCGTCTTTACCTGGCCGGGAATGGGTCGGTTGTTCCTCGACAGCCTCGGTTACAGTGACTATCCGGTCGTGATGGGGCTGTTGATATTCTCGGCCATCCTGGTCGTGCTGGGCAACCTGATCGCAGACATCGTTGTCGCTGTCGTCGATCCGCGCATTCGCCTGAGCTGA
- a CDS encoding haloacid dehalogenase type II — protein MTTFRPKYITFDCYGTLTNFDMAGAATRVYGSELSSAALASLIKDFSAYRLDEVLGAWKPYFEVVHNALERACKRNSIAFRPEDAQRINEEVHTWSPHADVPAGLAKVAREIPLVILSNSMKSLIMSNVEKLGAPFHMVITAEETGAYKPQMRGFEYMLDKLGCGPEDITHVSSSFRYDLMTAYDLGIKSKVWVNRGHEPANPFYEYTEVADVGGLAAAVGLEPLRKSA, from the coding sequence ATGACGACGTTTAGACCCAAATACATCACCTTCGACTGCTACGGCACGCTGACGAACTTCGACATGGCCGGCGCGGCGACGCGGGTCTATGGCTCGGAGCTTTCGTCCGCGGCATTGGCGAGCCTCATCAAGGATTTCTCAGCCTATCGCCTGGACGAGGTTCTCGGCGCCTGGAAGCCGTATTTCGAGGTCGTGCACAATGCGCTCGAGCGCGCGTGCAAGCGCAACAGTATCGCATTTCGGCCGGAGGATGCTCAGCGCATCAACGAAGAGGTCCACACATGGAGTCCACATGCCGACGTTCCAGCAGGTCTGGCCAAAGTTGCCAGGGAGATTCCGCTGGTTATCCTGTCGAATTCGATGAAGAGCCTCATCATGTCGAACGTGGAGAAGCTCGGCGCTCCCTTCCACATGGTCATCACGGCCGAGGAGACCGGCGCCTACAAGCCGCAGATGAGAGGCTTCGAGTATATGCTGGACAAGCTGGGCTGCGGCCCGGAAGATATCACCCACGTCTCCTCCTCCTTCCGCTACGACCTGATGACCGCCTACGACCTCGGCATCAAGAGCAAGGTATGGGTGAACCGCGGTCATGAGCCCGCGAACCCCTTCTATGAATACACCGAGGTCGCTGATGTCGGCGGGCTCGCCGCCGCAGTCGGCTTGGAGCCCCTTCGCAAAAGCGCGTGA
- a CDS encoding Lrp/AsnC family transcriptional regulator, whose translation MKLDKIDIRILCELQKNGRISNVELAELINLSPSPCLMRVKRLQTEGFITGYSAQIDVAKLGQTLTVFAEITLKNHRQIDFARFLTTIEKIDSVVECHLVSGGYDYLVKFITAGISEYQAVMERLVEMDIGIDKYFSFVVLKSPIVKSHLPLESIFNS comes from the coding sequence ATGAAGCTCGATAAGATCGACATCAGGATTTTATGCGAACTGCAGAAGAATGGGCGGATTTCCAACGTCGAGCTCGCAGAGCTGATAAACCTTTCCCCGAGCCCGTGCCTGATGCGCGTCAAGAGGCTGCAGACAGAGGGCTTCATCACCGGCTATTCCGCGCAGATTGACGTTGCCAAGCTCGGACAAACGCTGACTGTCTTCGCCGAAATCACCTTGAAGAATCACCGGCAGATCGATTTCGCTCGCTTTCTCACGACGATCGAAAAGATCGATTCCGTCGTTGAATGCCATCTGGTTTCGGGCGGGTACGACTATCTCGTCAAGTTCATCACCGCAGGGATCAGCGAATACCAGGCGGTCATGGAACGTCTCGTCGAAATGGATATCGGCATCGACAAATACTTCAGCTTCGTCGTGCTGAAGTCCCCGATCGTGAAATCCCATCTGCCGCTCGAAAGCATATTCAATAGCTGA
- a CDS encoding FAD-binding oxidoreductase, which yields MSAPLMHIESSPSLPQEADVVVIGGGVVGVFTSYYLARRGLNVALLEKGRIAAEQSSRNWGWCRQQNRDARELPIATKSLHLWERVAQETGEDAGFRRCGLLYLSNDENELAGWAKWREFARSVGVTTHMLSAEEANERGKATGRKWKGGVFSPTDGTADPSKAVPVAARAIMAAGGTVHQHCAARGVELTAGRVSGVVTEAGTIRTKTAVMAGGAWASSFCNQLGIRFPQASVRQSILAVAPGAAGLPDALHTALVSLTRRSNGGYTLAISGRARVDPTPQQFRFAREFLPMFARRWRSLAPGAFEGFQHGHESLAKWTLDQVTPMELNRTLDPRPDMRQIRLTHRRACELLPELRRVPISNVWAGYIDSTPDGVPAIGEVESIPGFILAAGFSGHGFGIGPGAGHLIADMITGCAPIVDPRPYRPERLKMGAWGKVAEF from the coding sequence ATGAGCGCGCCGCTCATGCATATCGAATCCAGTCCATCCCTGCCTCAAGAGGCCGACGTCGTCGTCATCGGCGGCGGAGTGGTGGGCGTGTTCACGAGTTATTATCTCGCCCGCCGCGGTCTCAACGTCGCGTTGCTCGAAAAGGGCCGCATTGCCGCCGAGCAGTCCAGCCGCAACTGGGGATGGTGCCGCCAGCAGAACCGTGATGCGCGCGAGCTGCCAATTGCAACCAAGAGCCTCCACCTCTGGGAGCGAGTTGCCCAGGAGACCGGTGAAGATGCGGGCTTTCGCCGCTGCGGCCTGCTGTATTTGTCGAACGACGAAAATGAGCTGGCGGGCTGGGCAAAGTGGCGAGAGTTCGCCAGGTCCGTCGGCGTCACAACGCACATGTTGAGCGCGGAAGAGGCGAACGAGAGAGGCAAGGCGACCGGCCGGAAGTGGAAAGGCGGCGTCTTCTCTCCAACCGATGGGACGGCAGATCCTTCGAAGGCCGTGCCCGTCGCCGCACGTGCGATCATGGCGGCGGGTGGCACTGTGCACCAGCATTGCGCGGCGCGCGGCGTAGAGCTTACTGCGGGCCGGGTCAGCGGAGTGGTAACGGAAGCCGGCACGATCCGGACGAAGACGGCGGTTATGGCTGGGGGCGCGTGGGCCTCTTCTTTCTGCAACCAGCTTGGAATTCGTTTCCCGCAGGCCTCCGTGCGTCAGTCCATTCTCGCTGTGGCCCCTGGGGCGGCAGGCCTGCCTGATGCCCTGCATACCGCGCTCGTGTCGCTCACGCGGCGCAGCAACGGCGGATACACGCTGGCCATTAGCGGGCGCGCGCGAGTCGATCCCACTCCGCAGCAATTCAGGTTCGCCCGCGAATTCCTGCCGATGTTCGCCCGCCGCTGGCGAAGTCTTGCCCCGGGAGCGTTCGAGGGCTTTCAGCACGGCCATGAATCCCTGGCAAAATGGACGCTGGATCAGGTGACCCCGATGGAGCTGAATCGGACACTCGATCCACGTCCCGACATGAGGCAGATACGGCTCACGCATCGTCGAGCCTGCGAATTGCTGCCGGAGCTCCGACGCGTCCCCATTTCGAACGTCTGGGCCGGCTACATCGATAGTACGCCCGATGGTGTTCCGGCTATCGGCGAAGTTGAATCGATCCCAGGCTTCATCCTTGCGGCGGGGTTTAGCGGCCACGGCTTCGGGATTGGCCCCGGCGCGGGACATTTAATCGCCGATATGATCACCGGTTGTGCCCCGATCGTCGACCCGCGACCCTACCGGCCGGAGCGTCTAAAGATGGGCGCCTGGGGCAAGGTCGCCGAGTTCTAG
- a CDS encoding FAD-binding oxidoreductase: MHAPRVDEKATPYWWEAAPPKPLPQQPLPKTLDVLIVGAGYAGLSAGLVLAREGRSVAAFDAMDPGEGASTRNGGITSGSIRPDYATLTRRFGEERALAIEAEGKTAREFLYDFIRTEGLACDFQPVGQFKGAFGYEQYEATARTAERLAKKLGIEAYAVSYAEQRKYIGTDVYRGGAVRMDIGGLHPAKFHSELLRVALASGLAVHGRTPVISIEKDGSGFRVVTAASSIQARQVLVCTNGYTDAAVPFLRRRLVPVRSRIIATEELAPDLMARLMPKRMTITENREVGFYYRPSPDGKRILLGGRDSSRVGDPVAPKLLLRKGLVHLFPELEAVRLSHSWFGNVAMNRDMIPRIFEKDGVVYATGFCGSGVVWAPWVGMHAAHKLMGHEERARTAFDFRPPAFIPFYRGNPWFMPAFIQGYRMRDRIALWRASR; this comes from the coding sequence ATGCACGCGCCCAGAGTTGACGAGAAGGCGACGCCCTACTGGTGGGAAGCCGCGCCGCCCAAGCCGCTGCCTCAACAGCCATTGCCCAAGACGCTCGACGTGCTGATTGTGGGCGCGGGCTATGCCGGACTTTCGGCCGGTCTGGTGCTGGCGCGCGAGGGACGCTCGGTCGCGGCTTTTGACGCAATGGATCCGGGTGAGGGCGCTTCGACGCGCAACGGCGGAATCACCAGCGGTAGCATCCGGCCTGACTACGCGACGCTCACGCGGCGCTTCGGCGAAGAGAGGGCGCTGGCAATCGAGGCGGAAGGCAAGACCGCACGCGAATTCCTGTATGATTTCATCAGGACGGAAGGGCTCGCCTGCGACTTCCAGCCGGTCGGACAGTTCAAAGGCGCGTTCGGATACGAACAATACGAAGCCACGGCGCGTACCGCCGAGAGGCTCGCGAAGAAGCTGGGGATCGAGGCTTATGCCGTTTCCTACGCCGAGCAGCGCAAGTACATCGGCACGGATGTCTATCGCGGCGGCGCGGTGCGGATGGATATCGGCGGGCTGCACCCGGCGAAGTTTCACTCCGAACTTCTTCGCGTGGCGCTCGCTTCGGGCTTGGCAGTCCACGGACGGACGCCGGTCATCTCGATAGAGAAGGATGGCTCCGGATTCCGCGTCGTGACCGCGGCCAGCTCGATCCAGGCGCGTCAGGTGCTGGTTTGTACCAACGGTTATACCGATGCCGCCGTGCCCTTTCTCCGGCGCAGGCTGGTCCCGGTTCGCAGCCGGATCATTGCGACCGAAGAGCTCGCGCCAGATCTCATGGCGCGGCTGATGCCGAAGCGCATGACCATCACCGAGAACCGAGAGGTCGGCTTCTACTACCGACCTTCGCCCGATGGCAAACGCATTCTGCTCGGCGGCCGCGACAGCTCCCGCGTCGGCGATCCCGTGGCTCCGAAGCTGCTTCTGCGCAAGGGCCTCGTCCATTTGTTTCCGGAACTGGAGGCCGTTCGCCTGTCGCACAGTTGGTTCGGTAATGTGGCCATGAACCGCGACATGATTCCCCGCATCTTCGAGAAGGACGGTGTCGTCTATGCCACCGGCTTCTGCGGTTCGGGCGTGGTCTGGGCGCCGTGGGTAGGTATGCATGCGGCCCACAAGCTGATGGGACATGAGGAGCGGGCACGCACCGCCTTTGACTTCCGGCCGCCGGCTTTCATCCCGTTCTATCGAGGTAATCCCTGGTTCATGCCTGCCTTCATTCAGGGCTATCGGATGCGTGACCGGATCGCGCTGTGGCGCGCCAGCCGCTGA
- a CDS encoding ABC transporter permease, producing the protein MTVIAANLTPSRWWQSRAVNRFTRHHLALAGIAMITLLVLACVVGPYALPYDSLHIDLRARFAPPLSGHHYLGTDPLGRDLAARLLMAGRVSLLVGFSAMLLSTLIGTLVGVTAGYRGGLVGASLMRMVDGFLSYPSIFLVLALAATLRPSPVMITVIIAVTSWMETARIVEAEVRSLREREFVQAARMVGLSRSHIMFREILPNAMGPIIVAASLAVARAILLEAYISFLGYGIQPPLPSWGNMLNGAQQYLASAPWLAIIPGAAITIAVTSFNFIGDGLRDALDVRNDHI; encoded by the coding sequence ATGACCGTCATCGCCGCGAACCTAACCCCGTCCCGCTGGTGGCAAAGCCGTGCGGTGAACCGCTTCACGCGCCATCATCTGGCGCTCGCGGGAATCGCGATGATTACCCTGCTTGTGCTGGCGTGCGTCGTCGGCCCCTATGCGTTGCCTTACGACTCCCTCCACATCGATCTGCGCGCCCGCTTTGCTCCGCCTCTCAGTGGTCACCACTATCTCGGCACCGACCCGTTGGGGCGTGATCTGGCCGCGCGGCTATTGATGGCCGGGCGCGTCTCACTTCTGGTGGGATTCTCCGCGATGTTGCTGTCGACGCTGATCGGAACGCTGGTCGGCGTGACGGCAGGCTATCGGGGCGGCCTGGTCGGGGCGTCGCTGATGCGCATGGTGGACGGCTTCCTATCCTATCCCTCGATCTTCCTCGTGTTGGCGCTGGCCGCAACGCTGCGGCCCAGTCCGGTGATGATCACCGTCATCATTGCCGTCACGAGTTGGATGGAAACTGCCAGAATTGTCGAGGCCGAGGTTCGCTCGCTGCGCGAGCGCGAGTTTGTCCAGGCTGCACGTATGGTGGGGCTTAGCCGGAGCCATATCATGTTCCGCGAGATCCTGCCCAATGCCATGGGTCCGATCATCGTCGCCGCAAGCCTGGCCGTCGCCCGTGCGATTCTTCTGGAAGCCTATATCAGCTTTCTCGGCTACGGGATCCAGCCGCCGCTGCCCAGCTGGGGCAACATGCTGAACGGCGCCCAGCAGTACCTGGCGAGCGCTCCATGGCTCGCCATCATTCCCGGTGCTGCAATTACGATTGCGGTGACGAGTTTCAACTTCATCGGCGACGGACTGCGAGATGCTCTCGACGTGCGAAACGACCACATTTGA
- a CDS encoding ABC transporter ATP-binding protein, with protein sequence MASDVQAAAPADVALSVRDLSVSLPGGMERAYAVESISFDLKRGQILCIIGESGSGKSVTANAIMGLLPRVIRVSSGAIHLNGMNIVGLSSDQLRSLRGRVVSMIFQDPLSALNPLMTVGAQIEEVMAAHDVGTPKSRRSRAIDLLVEVGLPDPQLMYHQYPFRLSGGQRQRVMIAMALALEPAILIADEPTTALDVTTQAQILRLIRDIQRRKGMSVMFITHDFGVVAEIADSVVVMEKGRCVEQGSAEQVLKSPSHLYTRRLIAAVPRLTGEDRIALEAAPTASVLKVECLVKTYRSGSALFGTQRIVPAVSGVSFDLTSGRTLGVVGESGSGKSSLGRLLIKLMECDGGSILFEGRDVAQLSEAEFRSLRPKIQMIFQDPFASLNPRSTVGHILTVGPVAHGMSYGEACQRARELLSHVGLDPGAFDRYPHEFSGGQRQRIGIARGLMFKPKLLIADEAVSALDVSIQAQILKLLDQIQRETGVSMIFITHDLRVASQICDEIAVMHRGQIVERGPPSQIFLDPKSTYTRELVAAIPGEQPGSMPQDERYGHHKGGEML encoded by the coding sequence ATGGCGTCTGACGTGCAGGCTGCAGCTCCCGCGGATGTTGCGCTCTCGGTGCGCGACCTGAGCGTAAGTCTGCCGGGAGGAATGGAGCGGGCCTATGCCGTCGAGAGCATCTCCTTCGATCTGAAGCGCGGTCAGATCCTGTGCATCATCGGGGAATCCGGATCGGGCAAGTCGGTTACGGCCAATGCGATCATGGGGCTTCTGCCAAGGGTGATCCGCGTCTCTTCGGGTGCGATTCACCTGAATGGGATGAACATCGTAGGCCTCTCGTCCGATCAGCTCCGCAGCCTGCGCGGCCGCGTCGTGTCGATGATCTTTCAAGACCCTCTTTCGGCACTTAACCCGCTGATGACCGTGGGTGCGCAGATCGAGGAAGTGATGGCGGCGCACGACGTGGGAACGCCGAAATCGCGTCGCAGCCGGGCCATAGACTTGTTGGTTGAAGTGGGTCTGCCCGACCCGCAGCTCATGTACCACCAATATCCATTTCGGCTTTCGGGCGGGCAGCGGCAGCGGGTGATGATCGCCATGGCTCTGGCTCTTGAGCCCGCAATCCTGATCGCAGACGAGCCGACCACCGCACTGGACGTGACCACCCAGGCGCAGATCCTGCGATTGATCCGCGACATTCAGCGCCGCAAGGGAATGAGCGTCATGTTCATCACCCATGACTTCGGGGTTGTGGCGGAGATCGCCGATTCCGTTGTGGTCATGGAGAAGGGCCGTTGCGTCGAGCAGGGCAGTGCCGAGCAGGTGCTGAAGTCCCCCAGCCACCTGTATACCCGGCGCCTGATCGCGGCCGTGCCGCGCCTCACCGGCGAAGACCGCATTGCTCTGGAAGCCGCGCCCACGGCGTCCGTCCTGAAGGTCGAGTGTCTGGTGAAGACCTATCGCAGCGGCAGCGCGCTTTTCGGTACGCAGCGCATCGTGCCTGCGGTCAGCGGAGTCTCGTTCGACCTCACGTCGGGCCGTACGCTTGGCGTTGTCGGAGAAAGCGGTTCGGGCAAATCGTCGCTCGGCCGCCTGCTGATCAAGCTAATGGAGTGCGACGGCGGCTCGATTCTGTTCGAAGGTCGCGACGTCGCCCAACTTTCCGAAGCCGAGTTTCGGTCTCTGCGGCCAAAAATCCAGATGATCTTCCAGGATCCTTTTGCGTCGCTCAATCCGCGATCGACGGTCGGACACATTCTCACGGTCGGGCCGGTCGCGCATGGGATGTCCTACGGCGAGGCTTGCCAACGGGCGCGGGAGCTTCTGTCTCATGTCGGCCTGGATCCAGGAGCCTTTGACCGCTATCCGCACGAGTTCTCCGGCGGGCAGCGCCAGCGCATCGGTATCGCCCGGGGGCTGATGTTCAAACCAAAATTGCTGATCGCCGACGAGGCGGTCTCTGCACTTGACGTATCGATCCAGGCCCAGATCTTGAAGCTGCTGGACCAGATTCAGCGGGAGACGGGTGTCTCGATGATTTTCATCACGCATGATCTGCGCGTCGCAAGCCAGATCTGCGATGAAATCGCAGTCATGCATCGAGGACAAATCGTGGAACGCGGACCGCCGTCCCAGATCTTCCTCGACCCGAAGTCCACCTATACGCGAGAACTGGTGGCAGCGATCCCGGGGGAGCAGCCCGGAAGTATGCCGCAAGATGAACGCTACGGACACCACAAGGGAGGAGAGATGTTATGA
- a CDS encoding peptide ABC transporter substrate-binding protein yields the protein MTKRPATTSNYSRRDALRMMAIGGAAGVIAPNLLGEPVLARTAPAKPTGRVIVGLGQEPTVFNPLMVHIEVDDGVHFSVFDALFRIDPQGVIQPNLAVEVPNQKNGGISEDGLKWRLRLRDDVRWHDGKPFSAEDVKFTLELITNPNFRSWRTAGHALVRDITVISPTEISWRMEEAFAPYLSFLTETFIVPKHILEKEANPNNAAFNQAPVGTGPFKWGQRVAGDHLELVANPDYFGEGPHIEKLVFKYIPDLTVLYTQFKSGDVDLVGQPYITPDHYGEAKTLPNRVVTLVPRTAFESFYLNLERPQFKDLAVREALYAAIDKEAIIQGLYYGVPSPTETFMPRQSFYFDPNLPLHEFNLNRAGQILDKAGWTLGSDGIRTRNGVRLSFTNSTTSGDPLREQVQQFLQQTFAQLGVEMKISNLPAAVMWGEFWMQSQFDSVIVGSTYLIGADPDVTNRLHSRSIAAKGGRGSNNAQYANPEVDALLDKGARTFDPEARRAIYYRVQELVRRDLPFLPLYQSNAVEGLKKGINGFVPNGNTRTESWNALAWYWAS from the coding sequence ATGACCAAGCGTCCCGCGACTACATCGAACTACTCGCGACGCGATGCTCTGCGAATGATGGCGATCGGCGGAGCTGCCGGCGTCATCGCACCCAATCTATTGGGCGAGCCTGTCCTCGCGCGCACCGCTCCGGCAAAACCAACCGGCCGCGTGATCGTCGGACTTGGACAAGAGCCGACCGTCTTCAATCCGCTGATGGTACACATTGAAGTCGACGACGGCGTGCATTTTTCGGTGTTCGACGCGCTCTTCCGTATCGATCCCCAAGGGGTTATCCAGCCCAATCTTGCCGTGGAAGTGCCGAACCAAAAGAATGGCGGGATTTCGGAGGACGGTCTCAAATGGCGCCTTCGTTTACGTGACGATGTCCGCTGGCACGATGGAAAGCCCTTCAGCGCCGAGGACGTGAAGTTCACTCTCGAACTGATCACGAACCCCAACTTCCGGAGTTGGCGCACGGCCGGCCACGCCCTCGTGCGTGACATCACGGTGATCTCGCCCACGGAGATCTCGTGGCGAATGGAAGAGGCCTTTGCACCGTATTTGTCGTTCCTGACCGAAACTTTCATCGTGCCAAAGCACATCCTCGAGAAGGAGGCCAATCCTAACAACGCCGCCTTTAATCAGGCTCCGGTCGGCACTGGTCCGTTCAAATGGGGCCAGCGAGTCGCCGGCGATCATCTCGAGCTCGTGGCAAACCCGGATTATTTCGGTGAAGGCCCTCACATCGAGAAGCTGGTCTTCAAATACATTCCAGATCTCACCGTGCTCTATACTCAGTTCAAGAGCGGCGACGTGGATCTCGTGGGTCAACCCTACATCACTCCGGACCACTACGGAGAAGCCAAGACCCTGCCGAACCGCGTGGTGACGCTGGTCCCAAGGACCGCATTCGAATCCTTTTACCTGAATCTCGAGCGTCCGCAGTTCAAGGACCTTGCAGTCCGCGAGGCCCTCTATGCCGCGATCGACAAGGAAGCAATCATCCAAGGTCTCTACTACGGAGTGCCGTCTCCGACAGAGACCTTCATGCCAAGACAGTCCTTCTACTTTGATCCCAATCTGCCGCTGCACGAATTCAACTTGAACCGTGCGGGCCAGATTCTCGACAAGGCCGGCTGGACGCTGGGATCCGACGGCATTCGTACCAGGAACGGCGTTCGTCTGTCTTTTACCAATTCGACCACGTCAGGCGATCCCCTTCGCGAACAGGTGCAACAGTTCCTGCAACAGACGTTTGCGCAATTGGGCGTCGAGATGAAGATATCGAACCTGCCCGCCGCGGTGATGTGGGGCGAGTTTTGGATGCAATCGCAGTTCGATTCCGTCATCGTCGGCAGCACGTATCTGATCGGCGCTGACCCGGATGTCACCAATCGCCTGCATTCGCGTTCGATTGCAGCGAAGGGCGGTCGTGGCTCGAACAATGCGCAGTATGCAAATCCGGAGGTCGATGCCTTGCTCGACAAGGGCGCGCGCACCTTCGATCCGGAGGCCCGGCGCGCCATCTACTATCGCGTCCAGGAACTTGTCCGTCGCGACCTGCCCTTCCTTCCGCTGTACCAGAGCAATGCGGTCGAAGGTCTCAAGAAGGGGATCAACGGATTCGTTCCGAACGGCAACACGCGCACGGAATCCTGGAACGCGCTGGCTTGGTACTGGGCGAGCTGA